The genomic stretch ATCCACAGGGCGAGGAGGAAAGTTAAGGAGAAGGTTCTCAGGAGGCTGAGGTGTGTAGTGATCCTTCCCTGGAGGGAAATTGTGAAGGTGATGGGGGGTGTTGTGATGAAGATGACGACGAAGATAGTGATAATAGGATCAGTGTTGATGATAGCGGTAGGGACAAGTATATGGATGGTTCATCACGGTGGCAAGGAACATACATCTATAAGGGAGGTGAAGGAAGGAAGAGACGCAGGAGATGAAATTTCTTCACAAAGATCGCTCTCCGGTGGAAGAAGTCAGATTGTTGAAAACTACCCTAAAGAAGAGAGGAGCCCAATCTCTAAAGAGAAATTCCCGGAAACATCTTTGAAGTCTCTAGGTGAGGAACAGGCTCTTCTTGAACCTTCAAGACCAAGCTCTGAAGAGGAGAAAATAAGATCCCAAGTTTACGAAGAATACCAGGAGGTCATAGAGAAGATTGAAAATGCCATATCAGAGGTGGATCAGCTATTGCCAAGGTTGAAGGAGCTTGATATGGAAATCTTATCTTATGGCGGTCCTGAATCAGCGCCTCAATACCTGGTGAAACAATACGAAGAATATAGGATAAAAGCCGATAAGCTTCATGCTTTGCTTTGGGATGAGGAATTTGTTTCTCTCTTTGGAGGATGGCCTCGGTCTGAAAGCGTGGTGATGGAGTTGCACGAATACTTATCTGATGTTCCATGGTATTTAAGCCCCCGCATAGATGAGATGAAGGAGTTAGTTCGGAATAGCCCTGGTGCAAGGAGAAGTTTCATAGAAGCATATGAAAGAATTCTCAGGGAATATCCGAATACGGAACTTCCAGAGAGTATTAAGGATGTGTTAAGGGAAGCATATAGACATGAGCAGTAATCGGAATATAAGGATAATAGCAGTTATACTTATCATTGTTTCCGCTGGTATCCCTTTAATGTTAGAGGAAGGAGAATCGGATTCTGAAATCCGAAAGAGAGATCAAGCGGAATTCAAGGTAAAGGAGATAGTGGAAGCTTTGAATTTCGCGAGGAGGACGATAGAGGACGGAGAGATAAGGATAATCCTTTGGAGATCGCCGAGATCGAGCATGTCAGAAGAGGAAGCGAGAAGAGCGGTTGAAAAAAAGCGAAAGTATTGGAGCAAAGTGTTGGAGAATTCCAAAGGAGAATTAAGGAAGAACGCTGAGATGGCTATAAAATCCTTGGATAGTTACTTCAAGTTTCTCACAAAGGGTTTTCCTCTTTATGAAGAAAGGAACATAGTCTTTAAGGTGGACGAGGAAGTAAACGATGGTGATCTTCCGAATGCTTATCGCGTGAGGATACATTCCATAGATAGGCGCAGCTATGATTACCCTCCTTGGTTTGTGGAATCTCTCTACATTAAAGACACGGTCGTCGGTTATGAACATACCGCCTATCTTTGGGCAAGCTTCAGAGAAAATAGAGGGTTCGTGGAAAGAGCTCATCCTACAGACACGGATATACCGTATCATCTTATAGGACGTATGCTGCACAAGGTGGATATAGAACAGGTCAAAGATATCAGGAGATCTTCTTTGAACAGGCAAAAGCTGCTTCTAATGGAGTTAGCCCCCAAAAGATCAAAACGGAGAAAACCATTTGACATTGGTCCAAAGGAAATGGAAAGAGCTTGGATCGCCCCTGAAAAGGGATTTTCAGTTGTTCGTCTCGAACGTTATATCAAACTTGGTCCTTGGAAAAGGTTAAGAGGCGTTATCTCATGTGAGGATTTCAGGAAATATCCTGGTGGAATATGGTATCCAACCAAAGTTGAAGGGGTTACATATAACCCTCTCACAGAGCAGGAAGTGAGTCGGTTTTCCATTTTGGTGGAAGAGGCGGACTTTAACCTTGGAATACCAGTTCAGTTCTTTGATTTTACCATGAGAGATTTCATCCGGTTGGGAATTTCATTAACCAGTTGGTATGGCCAAAAGATTTCACCGTATTGATTAAATAAACAAAAACCGGACAAAAGGAGGAGAGGAAAATGAGCTACAGTAAGATTTTAGCCTTTCTGGTGGTCGGATCTATATTAGCATTTAGCTTCTTGGGATTATGGTTACAAGGAGCGAGAGCAGGTGATGTCACCAATTGCCAGGCAAGATCCGTGGATTGTAGACACCCATCTCAACCTTCTAACTGCGACGCTAGTTGCAATGTTTACTGTGACGACAAGGTAGTGTGTGATGGGCAATCAGGTGCTTGTGAGGACGCAGGCTACAAAACCTACAAAAATGGATACGAAGGGCTATTCCCAAGGTGTAACAAGAGACGATGTGATTGCACTGGTTGGGGAGGCACCTGTATCGATATGGGAGTAAGTGGGTATGACTACAGCATAATCTGCTGTGAGATACGAGAGACCAGCTGTTAGAGTGAAACTCCCTATCCTCGGGCAAGGCTTCTTGAGAGCAGGTGTGCCTAAGCGAACTTCAGCTCGCTTAGACTACACCTACCCTTTAAAATGGAGCTACTTCGCGACGATTTCAGGAAAGAGAGAAAAACAATCGCTAAGTCTAGATACCATCATCGGCGCATCCTAGCTAGTCGTTGACCGAAGCCAACCGATAAGACATACTCGCTAATTAAGATATGAAGAGCTGATGGTAATGAAAGAACTCTTTGTCTCAATTGTTATACCCGTATTTAATGAACGCGACTCCCTGGAACCTCTCATGGCACGGATAAACCATGTGTTGAAAGAGATGAAAGTTAATTACGAGGTTCTCTTCGTGGATGACGGAAGCACCGATGGTTCATTTGAAGTGCTTTGTAAGTTACGTGAGAGAAATCCAGGGGTTGGGATCATTCAGCTTCGAAGGAATTTCGGCAAATCGGCGGCTTTATCGGCGGGGTTTTGGGCAGCTCAAGCTCCGGTGATAGTCACTATGGACGCCGATCTTCAAGACAGACCTGAGGAAATCCCGAAGCTCCTCGCAAAGTTAGAAGAGGGATATGACATGGTCCTCGGATGGAGGAAAAATCGAAGGGATAAGATCTTCAAAAGATGGTCCTCGAAAGTGTTTAACAGCGTGGTTTCGGCTCTAAGTGGAGTTAAACTTCATGATATGAACACAGGGTTAAAGGCTATGAGAAGAGAAGTTGCCCAGGAGCTCACCCTTTATGGTGAGCTCCACAGATTCCTCCCCGTTCTAGCTCAGTGGGAAGGGTTCAAAGTGACGGAGGTAGAAGTTAAACATTCGCCGAGAATTTACGGACGATCAAAGTATGGCATAGGGAAGCTTATAAGAAGTGCCCTGGACTTCCTCACTGTGCTTCTTCACACCCGCTATTCACGCCGCCCTCTTCACTTCTTCGGTGGAATAGGATTGGCGATAGGCAGCGCTGGAATAGGAATCTGTCTGTATCTGTTATCGCTCCGCCTCCTTTACGGATCTATACTTCACCGTTATCCTCTCTTAATCGGCGGGGTGATGCTAGCGATAGTCGGGATGCAAATGATATCGATCGGACTTTTGGGCGAGATGATTATCAGGGAAAGGCGCCCCATTATCCCACCTATTCGCAAAACATTTCCTCCAAACCAAAATGCCTTTGCAAAGCCGAGTCAAAGGCAACCATGAGAAACCGTTATCCTTTCGTTTCAATCATCATACCAACCTTCAACTCCGGACGTTATCTAAGAAGATGTCTTAATTCCCTGCTTGCTTTGGATTACCCGAAATATGAGGTGATAGTCGTTGATGAAGGTTCAACGGATGAGACGCTGAAGATCGCTTGCTCTTTCCCGGTTCGGGTGCTCAGGAAGAGAAAGAAAAATCCCGCTGCATCCAGAAATCTGGCAGCTTCGATGGCGAAAGGGGATATTCTGGTTTTTCTTGACTCAGATTGTGAGGTCAATCCATCATGGCTGTCGTCCCTCGTTAAGGTGTTCCTCGATGGAAATGGAAAAGTTGGCATCGCCGGAGGACCGGATATAGCTCCTTCAGATCAATCCCTCTGGGGACGGTGTGTGGACTACGCTGTGACTTCCTTCGTGGGCACGGGAGGTGTTCGAAGAGGTGGAAGATGGCGACTTGCACCTTATTATCCGCGCGGCTGCAACATGGCAATCCCACGCTTCGTTTTCCAAGAAGTTGAAGGATTCGATGAAAGCTTTGACTTAGGCGAAGACACCGAGATAGCTTACCGTATCCATCGGAAGGGATATGAGATTAAATACGTTCCTGATGCTATTGTAGCTCATTGGCGTCGCGAAGGATTAAAGGCTTTTCTCACGCAAATTTGGGGTAGGGGGGTTAGTCGAGTAGCACTGGGACACAAACACCGCAGCTTGAACTGTTTAGCATATAAGATACCCTCGATTCTGTTGATAATTTTCTTGGCACTCGCTTTGGCAAGCCTGGTATCCGAAAGCGCTAGAAGGATCTTAATAACCCTAAGCATCTCGTATACTGGGGTATTAGTAGCCTCCGGGATTGATGGGGCTATTCGATTAAAGGGCGCTGGGGCGATATTTCTGATCCCAGTTATCATCACACTCCAACACTTCACCTATGGCCTTGCTTATCTCACCGCTATTCTAAAACCTTTGTTTCGAATGTTCAAAGAAACGGAAAATGAAGGGAATTATCATCGTTCTAAAACAAGCAGCGGGATACCTAATAGGAATCATCATCCTCGCTCTTCTCATAAGAAAAACGGGTGAAGGTTATTCGGAAATACGTTCATTAGTCGAACACGCGGACTATTTAGGTTTGATCGGTTCAACTTTCCTCCTTATAGGAGCTCTAATACTTCATGGATTGGGGTGGAAGTTAACGATAGAACTTGTGGGGTCAAGAATACAAATGAAAAAAGCTGTTATGATCTGGATCGTTTCTCAGATAATGCGATATTTACCCGGAAAACTTTGGATGCCTTTATGCAAGCTGTATTTGACTCAGAGGGCGGGAGTGCCTAGAAATCCGACTCTTATCGGCATAACTTTAGAATTTTCTTACCTTATCGCCTCAGGTTTAACCATCGGTGCCTGTAGTCCTTTGGGAATAAAGATCCTCTCACATTTTACATCTCTCCCTTACTTATTTTGGACCCTGCCACTTGCTTTATTACTCCTTCCACTTCTAGCGAAGAAGGTGTTTGAAGCATTTCTTTACTCCAAAGACCTCAGGCTACTCGCCGATATAAAAGCAGGAAGTTTAATAGTTCTTTTTGGCTTTTTTCTGATGCTTTGGGCTGTTCAAGGAATAGCGTTCTACTTCTTCGCTAACGCTTTATTAACCGCCGGATCGGTAGGGGTCACCTTATCAATTCCAGTTTACTCTCTATCTTGTGTGATGGGAACTCTCAGCTTCATAGCTCCGGCAGGGTTGGGAATTAGAGAAGGAATTTTAACTATCCTCCTTTCCTCCTTTATCCCGGTATCATCAGCCGCGTCCATCTCTATAGCTACTAGGATCTGGAGCATAGGGACAGAAACGATCTGTGCTGCTTTCGCATTAATTGGCATCCTTTCCTTTTTAGCGGGCAGGGAAAAGAGGATACAAGGTGCATGACTATGTCACCATTACTTTCCCGGTTAAAGATCGGGCAATCTGAGCGGCAATCGACTGAAGGAGCAGGGGCGGATCGGAGTGACGCCGGTGAGCGAGTATAAATACGGACATAACCTCTCAGAGGACGAGATCAAACTCACCCTGCCACGCAGCAGCTACGATCCACTCAAGGACAACCTGGACTTTGAAGTGAGGAGAAAACCTTAAGAATACACCCCAATAAGAGAGGTGTCCAAAAAATGGGGTTCCCTACACTTCCCGAATCACCTCCCTATTCTTAATCTCCCCTCTTCTCTCCTTTACCAACTCATGCTCAGAAGCAGTTCTACTCCCTTCTCATTCCTAGCAGAGAAGCACCTCCATCCATCCCCTCCAAACCGCCTACCGAATCTATACCATCCAGGAGCTATTGGTCCATGGATACCTCCCTTCTCTTTTTTCTTCTTTCAATCCATCTGGGGTCCGGTTTGGTCTTCCATCGATTATGCACCCATAGCCATTGATCCGGATACCTGCATATGAGCTCCTCGAGCATCCTCATCAACCGTTCGGTGTTAGCCCTTACGTCCTTCTCCATATCGCCTGAGAGCTTAAGATCGATCGGCTCGGATACGGTGATGATGTGGGTATCGTCGGGCTGGCGGATATCGGCGGAGATATGCAGGGCAGCTCCGGTCTTTATGGCAAAAGCCACCGGACCGCGGGCACAGGAGGCGAGTTGGCCGAAGAACTCCACGAAAACCCCCTCCCGTCCGGCGTTCTGATCGGCCAGCAGCCCTACCACGTAGTTCTCCCTGAGCTTCCTGAGCACATGTCTGGCCGCCCCCCGTTTGGGGATGATCTCAAGGCCGAATATCCCTCTGTGCGACTCCACAAGCTCGTCCAGCTCGGGGTTCTTCAACGGGAAAACCACCACGGCCTTCCTGGTCAGCGTCGCCCCGTAGAAAGGCGCCAAAAGCTCCCAGTTGCCCATGTGGGGAATGAAGAGTATCACACCCCTTCCCTTCTCCAGCGATCGATACAGATGTTCCATACCCGACGGCCGGATCTTGAGATAAATCCTCTCACCCATCAGAAGGGGGATTCTCAGGAATTCGACCAGGGTTTTGCCCAGATTGATAAAGCTCTTTCGAACGATCGAATCGACCGTTGATGAGGGATGACGCCGTTTTATCAGAGGCATAGCGCGCGAGACGTTCCGCTCGGCGATCTTTCGGCGCGACCTGACGATGTGGTAGGCTAGAAGACCCAATCGAGCGCCGAAGGCCATCGCCTCGGCCTCTGACATCTTCAAAACGATCGATTTGAGGGATCGAACGAGGAGGTATGAAAAGGAGGGCAGGCGTTTCGCCCGGAACGCCTGCCCCTTGCGGGTCATGACTTCCTTCTCACCACCGTTTTGAGGAGTTGAGCATCCGCCGTGTAGACCTCAATGAGGATGGGCATCCGTCCGAGGGCGTGAGTTGAACATGAGAGACATGGGTCATAACATCGTATCGCCGCCTCAACGCGGTTGAGCATCCCCTCGGTGAGGTTGTTTCCGTCCACGAAAGCCTTAGCCACCATCTCAACGGAATGGGACATCGCCCAGTTGTTATGCCCCGTGGCGACGATCAGGTTAACCTTCAGCAGCTTTCCGGTCTCATCCGTGACGTAATGATGGAAGAGCGTTCCGCGCGGCGCCTCTATCACGCCCACGCCCTCACCCGTTATCTCCGTTGACTCGGCTCGGATATCCGTGGACAGCACATCGGGGTCCTCAAGTATCTCCCTCGCCCTTTCAAGGGCGTAGAGGACCTCGATGAGCCTGGCATAATGGTAGTACAGCGATTGGGTGACCGGCCTGCCGCCGTTGAGCGATCTGAAGAGCTCGAACTCCTTCTGCGCCTCGGGCGTGGAGATCCTATCGGCGGCGTTCAACCTGCCCAGCGGCCCCACCCTGTAAACCCCATCGGGCCATCCAAGCTTTTTGTAGAAGGGGAACTTCAGATATGTCCAGTCCTCGACGTGTTCGGCGATGTAGTCGAGGTAATCCCTCCCGTCGAACTGTTCCAGCCTGTTGCCGTCCTTATCGACAAGCCTCACCTGACCGTCATACAGCTCCAAGGCGTCATCCCTGACCAGCCCCATATATCCGGAATCGAAGTTGGCGAATTTGTCCACAAAATCTGCGTTTTTCTCGAGCCATCCCTTGGCGATCTCGATCCCCTCATGCGCATAGGAGATCATCTCATCTATCTGGCTCAGCATCTGATCCCTTTCATTGACCCTCAACGCCCTGTTGACGCCTCCCGGGACGGCGAAGATGGGATGGATCCGTTTCTCCCCGAGGATACGGATGATCTCCTGACCGAACTTCCGGAGTTTAATAGCCTTCAGGCCCAGATCGGGGTTTTTCTGTATGATCCCGATGACGTTTCGTATCTTCGGATCGGCGTCGAAGCCGAACAACAGATCGGGCGCGGCGAGGTGGAAGAAGTGCATCGAGTGCGACTGTATCACCTGGCCCATGTGCATCAGCTCGCGAAGCAGTTGAGCGGGTCTGGGAGGTTGGACGCCTATTATCTCATCGCACGCCTTGGCCGATGCGAGATGATGCGATACGGGACATATGCCGCAGATGCGCGGGGTTATCTGGGGCATCTCGAAGAACATGCGTCCCTCGCTGAACTTCTCGAATCCCCTGAACTGATCCACGTGGAAGTAGGCCCTGTCGACCTTGCCCTCATCGTCCAGGTGTATCGTCACCCTTGCGTGGCCCTCTATCCTGGTTATGGGTTCTATGGTAACTTTGAAGCCCATGGTCCCTCCTCCTCAGTCATATCTCAAGTTCTCGCCCGCCAGCACGGGCGTTCTGCCTTCGATGAGCTCCTTGAGGACGAAATAGATCGCGTCGGCGGAGGGGGGACAACCGGGCAGGTGCACGTCCACATCGACGACCTGATTGACCGGCTTGATCTTCTCCAGCAATTTCCCGAGCTCGTCGGAGGAGGGCACTATCCCGTCCTGCGTACTTTCCGTCTCGATATAACCGCGCCTTAAAACCTCATCCACGTCGAAAAGGTTCCTCATGGCGCATATACCCCCGAAGACGGCGCAGTCACCGATCGCTATGAGTATCTTACACCGGCTGCGCATCAGCTTTGCGGCCTCCTCCTGATGTGTGTTGCCCACCGCACCGGTAAGTATTCCGACGTCGACCCCCTCTTCAGGGGGATGTTTGAGATCGGTTATCGGGCTGGAGGTGAACTCCACATAATCCAGCAGTTCAACGAGCCTCTCGTCTATGTCAAGCAGAGACATATGGCATCCCGAACATACCTCTAGCCAGTCGGTTGCGATTTTTATCTTGCCCATCGCGAAAGCCTCCTGCGGATATTTCCGGCTATCTCCTCATCCCTCATCACGCCCTCCGGCGGCTCGACGGCAGCAGTGAGTTTGAGTTCCCTGCCCTCTGTGTTGATATAGGTGCCGCTGCGCTCACACCAGATGGGCGAGGGAAGGATCAGATCGGCCTCCTGGAGGATCGGATCGTAATAGCTCGATATCACCGCCGAGAAGGAGGCGGAGCTCAAAAGCTCGCCCAGGGCCTCGGTGGGAGGCTCGTCGGCCAGCAGAACCAGCACCATCCCATCCGTCGATATGGCTGAGCCTGAGGGGATGCCGACGGCCTCTAATCCTCTGGCGTTTGAACCCTCAACTAAGGAGATCCGCCTGCTTCGCCCCCTCACACGTCGGAAAAGCTCGATCAGGTTGGGATCGGACTGAGGCCCGTAGAGGATCACGGCGTTGGACGCCTGGTTCAACAGCTCCTCCAACCTGGCTCTTTCCTCCGGCTCGATCCTCTCAGAGGCCCTCTCCTCGACCGTCCTTCCGATGGGACCGATGGCGATAAGCTTAGCGCCCTTAAGCGCCGATCTCTTGACGAAGGAACCCGCCACCCTGAATTCCTCATCCAGATCGGCCCCTGTGACGAAGATATAATCGGCCTCATCGATATCCCTCAGTCTGCCCTCTCCTCGCTCGATCGTCGGGGGAGTCAAGGCGAAGGTGTCTGAGCCGAAGATCCCTTTGAAGGCGGACGCCGCCTCGACGGTGGCTCTGGCCGAGATGAGGGCGAGCTTTCGATCGCTTCCCGCTATCCGGTCGGCGATCGTTTCGAACGCCTCATCCCAGCTTATCTCCTGTAAGGTCGAAAGATCTTTCGCCTCTCCAACCTTCATCATAGGTGATGTGATTCGTTCTTTGGATATGTAGAGCGGCTCGAACCTCCCTGCCACGCAGAGCACGCCGCCATTTGGCTCGGCATCCCAATTACCCTCGATCCTGACCGGATGTCCGTCGCGTGAGAGGACCTTGATCCCGCATCCGATGCTGCAGAAGGTGCAGAACGTCTCCGTCTCCTGCAGATCCTTCCGCTTGCCGATATAAGCGCTCTTTTTATCCACGAGAGCCCCTGTGGGACAGACCTGCAGGCACGTGCCGCATGAGGTACAGGAGGATTCGCCGAACGGCGTGTCCAGGTCGGCGATTACCATCGTGTCGGCGCCCCTGTCCTTGACCCCCAGGACGGCGTGTCCTGCCAGCTCCTCGCATGCCCTGATACATCTACGGCAGAGGATGCACCTGTTTTGATCGAATATGAAATAATCCCTGCTCGTATCGACGGGGAGTTTCGGCCAGGCGAAGCTGTATCTGATGTAATCTATCCCGTGCTGGTATGCCAGATCCTGTAGCTCGCAGTCCCCGCTCATCTCGCAGAACATGCAGAAATGGTTTCTCTCGGACAGGATGAGCTCCAGGTTCGATCTTCTGAAGCGGTACAGCCTCTCGTTGTTGGTCTCGATCACCATTCCGTCTTCGGCCGGCGTCGTGCAGGCTGGCATCAGGCCCCTTGCGCCTTCGATCTCGACGACGCACATCCTGCAGGAGCCTCTGTTGGAAAGGCCCTTATAGTGGCAGAGCGTGGGAATGTGAATTCCGTTCTTCTCGCAGACCTCAAGTATGGTGTCGCCGAGTTCCCCTTCAACCTTTCTGCCATCTATCGTAAGTGTTATCTTGGCCATCTTCTCACCTCACTCCCCGACCGGTTCGAGGTCGCATCTGAGGCATCTGCGAGCCTCGTTTTGAGCGATGATCTCGTTTGGAAAACCGAGTTCGACCTCGCGGAAGTCGCTGATTCTCACCTCGGGGGCCAGGATCGACGCCTTAGCCCTCGGTCTTTCAGCGTCCTCCGGGGCCATTTCAAATTCGCCGACCCTTTCGGGACGTTCCATAGGTTTAGCGGGCTCGAGCAGATCCATCCCGCGCAGGTATCTATGGATGGCTTTGGCGACTTTATTGCCCTGGCCGACGGCGGAGACGACGCTGGCCGGCCCCGTCACGGCGTCTCCTATGGCGAAGACCCCCTCCTGGGTGGTGAGGAACGTCCGTCGATCGACCTTGAAGGTGCCGTCCCTCTCCAGCTCTATCCCATCTTCCTCCCGCAGGAAGGAGGTATCGGCCGATTGCCCGATGGTTGGGATCAGAAGATCGACGTCCAACACGAACTCCGCGCCCTCTATCGGGAAGGGCCGTTTGCGCGCCGATGAGTCGAAGGAGGGTCTTCTCCTCTCGTCCTCGAGCTTCATGAGCTGACACCTGATCCCCGTCACCTCTCCATCGCCCAACACCTCGATCGGCGTCACGAGGAAGTGGATTTTAACGCCCTCCTCCTCGGCGGCGCTAACCTCCTCTTTCACAGCCGGCATGTCCTCCCTTCTGCGTCTGTAGAGTATATGCACCTCGGATGCGCCGAGCCTCAGTAGGGATCTTGAGACGTCTATCGCCACGTCCCCTCCTCCGATCACGGCCGCCCGTTTGCCCCTGACGAAGCTCATATCCTCGCCGAGGTTTATCCTCTTGAGGAAATCCACGCCGTGGATGACTCCCTCTTTATCCTCACCCGGTATGTTGAGCTTTCGGCTGCTGTGTGCCCCGATCGCCAGAAGGACGGCGTCATATCGCTCCCTCAGCTCTTTCAGGGACACATCCCTGCCCAGAGCGGTCTCGGTTTTGACGTCTATCTTACCTATCCTCAGGATGGAGTCAATCTCATTTCGAAGGACGTCTTTTGGGAGTCGATATTCCGGTATTCCGACGGCCATCATGCCGCCTAACACCGGCAACGCCTCATATATCGTGACGTTGTATCCGAGTTGGGCCAGTCTCAAGGCGGCGGTGAGACCTCCCGGACCTCCTCCGACGACGGCCACCTTTTCCTCCTTATCCGGCTCTATCTGTTTCGGAGTCCACGGCCTGGATTCGCGGTCGGCCATGAACCGTTTGAGCTGCCTTATGGCGACCGGCTCGTCCAGCTCTCCCCTTCTACAACGGCTCTCACAGAAGGCCGGACATACCCTGCCACAGATGGAGGGGAACGGGTTGGCCTGGCGATGAACCTCCAGCGCCTCGTCGTATTTACCCTCGGCGATCAGGGAGACGTAGACGGGCACGTTCACCTCGGCGGGGCAGGCGTTTCGACATGGGGCGGGCACAAGCGCGGCACAGGTTCCGGCGGGGCAGCGCTTATCTATGATATGTGCGAGATATTCGTCCCTGAAGTAGCGCAACGTGGTCAGGACGGGGCTGGGGGTGAGCTGTCCGAGGGCACAGAGGGAGCCTTCACGCATGGTGTTGGCGATATCCTCGATCATCTCCAGATCCTTCAACCTTCCCTCGCCGCGGGTGATCCTGTTGAGGATCTCGAGCAACTTCTGTCCGCCTATCCGGCATGGAGGGCACTGTCCGCAGGATTCAGCCGTCGCGAACTGGAGGAAGAAGCGCGCCAGCTCCACCATACACGTCGTCTCGTCCACGACGATCATGCCGCCTGAGCCCATCGTCGCGCCGGCGGCCTTGAGCGAGTCGTAATCCACCGGCGTGTTGAGGAACTCCGCCGGCAGACACCCTCCCAGAGGTCCGCCAGTCTGAACGGCCTTGAACTTCCTCCCCTTGGCGATTCCGCCGCCGATGTCGAAGATTATCTCGCCCAGCGTTATGCCCATGGGCACCTCGACCAGGCCGGTGTTGTTCACCCTGCCGGTGAGGGCGAAGACGGCCGTCCCCTTGCTTCTTTCGGTGCCCATGCTAGCGAACCAGTCGGCGCCTCTGAGGATGATCTTGGGAACGGTAGCATAGCTCTTGACGTTGTTGATGTTCGTAGGTTTGCCCCATAACCCCGAGGTGGCCGGGAACGGAGGACGAGGTCTCGGCTCCCCACGTCTCTCCTCGATCGAGGCCAGCAGTGCCGTCTCCTCCCCGCAGACGAAGGCGCCTGCGCCCTCTTTGATCTCGATGTCGAACGAGAAATCCGTGCCCAGGATGTTCTCGCCCAGGAGACCGTACTCCCGTGCCTGTGCGATGGCGATCCTTAACCGTTCGATCGCCAGCGGATATTCGGCTCGACAGTAGATATATCCCTTCTGCGCCCCTATGGCGTATCCGGCTATGAGCATGCCCTCAAGGAGCGAGTGCGGATCGCCCTCGATCAAGGATCTGTCCATGAAGGCTCCGGG from Candidatus Poribacteria bacterium encodes the following:
- the nuoF gene encoding NADH-quinone oxidoreductase subunit NuoF; protein product: MAEVRYRSYVLCCGGTSCSENGSQNVISAFNEELRVNHLDREVKLVITGCQGLCEVGPIVAVYPHDFLYCNVRPEDVPEIVEETLIKGKPVDRLLYTDPADREGVPQYHDMPLYKNQVRVILQNCGFINPERIEEYIARDGYQALAKALYEMTPEEVIEEVKRSGLRGRGGGGFPTGLKWEFTRRAKGDVKYIVCNADEGDPGAFMDRSLIEGDPHSLLEGMLIAGYAIGAQKGYIYCRAEYPLAIERLRIAIAQAREYGLLGENILGTDFSFDIEIKEGAGAFVCGEETALLASIEERRGEPRPRPPFPATSGLWGKPTNINNVKSYATVPKIILRGADWFASMGTERSKGTAVFALTGRVNNTGLVEVPMGITLGEIIFDIGGGIAKGRKFKAVQTGGPLGGCLPAEFLNTPVDYDSLKAAGATMGSGGMIVVDETTCMVELARFFLQFATAESCGQCPPCRIGGQKLLEILNRITRGEGRLKDLEMIEDIANTMREGSLCALGQLTPSPVLTTLRYFRDEYLAHIIDKRCPAGTCAALVPAPCRNACPAEVNVPVYVSLIAEGKYDEALEVHRQANPFPSICGRVCPAFCESRCRRGELDEPVAIRQLKRFMADRESRPWTPKQIEPDKEEKVAVVGGGPGGLTAALRLAQLGYNVTIYEALPVLGGMMAVGIPEYRLPKDVLRNEIDSILRIGKIDVKTETALGRDVSLKELRERYDAVLLAIGAHSSRKLNIPGEDKEGVIHGVDFLKRINLGEDMSFVRGKRAAVIGGGDVAIDVSRSLLRLGASEVHILYRRRREDMPAVKEEVSAAEEEGVKIHFLVTPIEVLGDGEVTGIRCQLMKLEDERRRPSFDSSARKRPFPIEGAEFVLDVDLLIPTIGQSADTSFLREEDGIELERDGTFKVDRRTFLTTQEGVFAIGDAVTGPASVVSAVGQGNKVAKAIHRYLRGMDLLEPAKPMERPERVGEFEMAPEDAERPRAKASILAPEVRISDFREVELGFPNEIIAQNEARRCLRCDLEPVGE